The proteins below are encoded in one region of Triticum aestivum cultivar Chinese Spring chromosome 1B, IWGSC CS RefSeq v2.1, whole genome shotgun sequence:
- the LOC123128934 gene encoding protein G1-like9: MEPGPDAPRGEGASAPEESGPSSSSVAVEKAEEPQAQAQPPEGGGQQAAVQEHLQPQPLSQQPPVPAGLSRYESQKRRDWNTFLQYLRNHKPPLTLARCSGAHVIEFLKYLDQFGKTKVHADGCAYFGQPNPPAPCACPLRQAWGSLDALIGRLRAAYEESGGRPESNPFAARAVRIYLREVREAQAKARGIPYEKKKRKRGSTSAPSAPPPVVTAAEAAATSGGGEDNDDEPSQSAEQQHTTPASPPTRSSSAGATSTTAAAAATTTTTTRGKEKEAAEGSA, from the coding sequence ATGGAGCCGGGCCCCGACGCGCCTCGCGGCGAGGGAGCGAGCGCGCCGGAGGAGTCTGGACCGTCCTCATCCTCGGTGGCCGTGGAGAAAGCTGAAGAGCCACAGGCACAAGCGCAGCCGCCGGAAGGAGGAGGCCAGCAAGCCGCAGTGCAGGAGCACCTGCAGCCGCAGCCGCTGTCGCAGCAGCCGCCTGTGCCGGCGGGGCTGAGCCGGTACGAGTCGCAGAAGCGCCGCGACTGGAACACCTTCCTGCAGTACCTGCGCAACCACAAgccgccgctgacgctggcgcggTGCAGCGGCGCGCACGTCATCGAGTTCCTCAAGTACCTGGACCAGTTCGGCAAGACCAAGGTGCACGCCGACGGCTGCGCCTACTTCGGCCAGCCGAACCCGCCGGCCCCGTGCGCGTGCCCGCTCCGACAGGCATGGGGCAGCCTCGACGCGCTCATTGGCCGCCTGCGCGCCGCCTACGAGGAGTCAGGCGGCCGCCCCGAGTCCAACCCCTTCGCCGCGCGCGCCGTGCGCATCTACCTGCGCGAGGTGCGCGAGGCGCAGGCCAAGGCTCGCGGGATCCCCTACGAGAAGAAGAAGCGCAAGCGCGGCAGCACGTCCGCCCCCTCGGCGCCGCCTCCCGTTGTCACCGCCGCGGAAGCGGCAGCGACCTCCGGAGGCGGCGAGGACAACGACGACGAGCCGTCACAGTCCGCTGAGCAACAGCACACAACGCCAGCGTCTCCTCCGACTAGAAGTAGTAGCGCCGGCGCTACTAGTACCACCGCAGCGGCGGcagcaacgacgacgacgacaacgagagggaaggagaagGAAGCGGCAGAAGGATCAGCGTGA